Proteins from a single region of Haliaeetus albicilla chromosome Z, bHalAlb1.1, whole genome shotgun sequence:
- the TYRP1 gene encoding 5,6-dihydroxyindole-2-carboxylic acid oxidase, whose translation MLLPMLLLLSLPPLLSMLGQAGAQFPRQCATVESLRSGMCCPDYFPVFGPGTDRCGVSTGRGRCVQVTVDSRPHGPQYIHDGRDDREQWPIRFFNQTCRCNGNFSGYNCGSCRPGWSGPTCSQQINIVRRNLLDLSAEERRRFVNALHQAKVTIHPDIVIATRRREEIFGPDGNTPQFENISIYNYFVWSHYYSVRKTFLGAGQQSFGGIDFSHEGPAFVTWHRYHLLQLERDMQNMLQDPSFGLPYWNFATGQNTCDICSDDLMGARSNFDVSLISQNSIFSQWRVLCENIEDYETLGTICNSTEGGPIRRNPAGNVARPMVQRLPEPEDVAQCLEVGVFDTPPFYSNSTDSFRNTVEGYSDPSGKYDPAVRSLHNLAHLFLNGTGGQTHLSPNDPIFVLLHTFTDAVFDEWLRRYSADISTYPLENAPIGHNRQYNMVPFWPPVTNDEMFVTAPENLGYSYEVEWPGRALRVTEMITIAIVTALVLVAIIFAAAACIVRVKKNKDELHQPLLTDQYQHYSDDYDGISTPSQSVV comes from the exons ATGCTGCTCcccatgctgctgctcctttccctgccacCGCTTCTTAGCATGCTTGGCCAAGCTGGAGCTCAGTTTCCTCGCCAGTGTGCTACTGTCGAGTCCCTGAGGAGCGGCATGTGCTGCCCAGACTATTTCCCTGTGTTTGGGCCAGGTACTGACCGGTGTGGTGTGTCTACAGGGAGGGGCCGGTGCGTACAGGTGACTGTCGATTCGCGACCCCACGGCCCACAGTATATCCATGATGGGCGGGATGACCGTGAGCAATGGCCGATACGCTTCTTCAACCAAACGTGCCGGTGCAATGGCAACTTCTCTGGTTACAACTGTGGGTCATGTCGCCCTGGCTGGAGTGGACCTACCTGTAGCCAACAAATCAATATAG TCAGGAGGAATCTTTTGGATCTGAGTGCAGAAGAAAGGAGGCGTTTTGTGAATGCCTTACACCAAGCTAAGGTGACAATCCATCCTGACATTGTTATTGCCACACGAAGACGTGAGGAAATATTTGGACCAGATGGCAACACACCACAATTCGAGAATATCTCAATTTATAACTACTTTGTGTGGTCTCATTATTATTCTGTCAGAAAGACTTTCCTTGGTGCAGGGCAGCAGAGTTTTGGAGGAATTGATTTCTCTCATGAGGGACCAGCTTTTGTCACGTGGCATAGGTACCATCTACTGCAGCTTGAAAGAGACATGCAG AACATGCTGCAGGACCCCAGTTTTGGACTGCCCTACTGGAACTTTGCAACAGGACAAAACACCTGTGATATCTGCTCAGATGACTTGATGGGAGCTAGAAGCAATTTTGATGTCTCTCTTATCAGCCAGAATTCAATCTTCTCTCAGTGGCGAGTGCTGTGTGAAAATATAGAAGACTATGAGACTCTGGGAACCATCTGTAACA GCACTGAAGGTGGTCCCATCCGAAGAAATCCTGCTGGAAATGTTGCACGACCTATGGTACAGCGTCTCCCAGAGCCCGAGGATGTTGCTCAGTGTTTGGAAGTTGGTGTATTTGACACTCCTCCTTTCTATTCCAATTCAACAGACAGTTTCCGTAACACAGTAGAAG GGTACAGTGATCCTTCAGGGAAATATGACCCAGCAGTTCGAAGTCTTCACAACTTGGCTCATCTATTTTTGAATGGGACAGGAGGGCAAACTCATTTGTCACCAAATGATCCCATTTTTGTCCTCCTGCACACATTTACAGATGCTGTTTTTGATGAGTGGCTGAGAAGGTATTCTGCAG ATATCTCAACATATCCACTGGAGAATGCCCCTATTGGACATAACCGCCAGTACAACATGGTGCCTTTCTGGCCTCCAGTTACCAATGATGAAATGTTTGTTACTGCACCAGAAAACCTGGGATACAGCTATGAAGTCGAGTGGCCAG GTCGGGCTCTCCGTGTCACAGAGATGATAACTATCGCAATAGTGACTGCACTGGTTCTTGTTGCAAttatctttgctgctgctgcatgtaTCGTACGTGTCAAGAAAAATAAGGATGAGTTGCACCAGCCTCTTCTTACTGACCAGTATCAGCACTACTCAGATGATTATGATGGCATATCAACCCCAAGCCAGTCTGTTGTTTGA